Proteins from a genomic interval of Musa acuminata AAA Group cultivar baxijiao chromosome BXJ1-9, Cavendish_Baxijiao_AAA, whole genome shotgun sequence:
- the LOC103998536 gene encoding phospholipase D delta isoform X3, with the protein MFGSDMIPPSFLFGEETPPISSSSSSSVPRPHRSAMESASAVEDVLLHGDLLLTVIEACRLPNMDYFSEHLRRCYTSCCPPIPGSTASKSGPDATQHHQNHHHRKIITSDPYVTASLAGATVARTRVISNSEDPAWNEHFNIPVAHRASTLELQVKDNDVFGAQLIGIVSIPTARIAAGKKIQDWFPIIGPKGKPPKPETALHLSIEYIPVEEEPEYQHGIAGDPEQLGVRNTYFPLRKGGSVTLYQDAHVLDDELPEVTLEKGAVFKHEKCWEDICHAILEAHHLIYLVGWSIYHKVKLVREPTRPLPDAGKLTLGDLLKYKSQEGVRVCMLVWDDKTSHDKLFIKTGGVMQTHDEETKKFFKHSSVICVLSPRYASSKLSIVKQQVVGTLFTHHQKCVLVDTQASGNMRKITAFIGGLDLCDGRYDTPEHRLFRDLDTTFLNDFHNPTFAAGIKAPRQPWHDLHCKIEGPAVYDILKNFEQRWRKATRWQEFSLCFKNPSGWHDDALIRLERISWILSPSPSVPDDDPSLWVSQQEDSEQWHVQVFRSIDSGSVKGFPDNVQEASKMNLVCRKNLVIDKSIHTAYVKAIRSAQHFIYIENQYFLGSSYGWPSYKHSGADNLIPMELALKVASKIRANEPFAVYVVIPMWPEGVPTTNAVQEILFWQGQTIQMMYEIVARALKFMNLENAHPQDYLNFYCLGNREEAPKDNLQQDDQSLEKIPENPS; encoded by the exons ATGTTCGGTTCCGATATGATCCCACCCTCATTTCTGTTTGGAGAAGAAACCCCCccaatctcctcctcctcctcctcctccgtccccCGTCCCCACCGGAGCGCGATGGAGTCTGCTTCTGCCGTGGAGGACGTCCTCCTTCACGGAGACCTCCTCCTCACCGTCATCGAGGCCTGCCGTCTCCCCAACATGGACTATTTCTCCGAGCACCTCCGCCGTTGCTACACTTCCTGCTGCCCGCCCATCCCCGGCTCCACCGCTTCGAAATCCGGTCCTGACGCAACACAGCACCACCAGAACCACCACCACCGAAAGATTATCACCAGCGACCCCTACGTCACCGCCTCCCTCGCCGGAGCCACCGTCGCCCGCACCCGTGTAATTTCCAACTCCGAGGATCCCGCTTGGAACGAGCATTTCAACATCCCCGTTGCCCACCGCGCTTCAACCCTCGAGCTCCAGGTCAAGGACAATGACGTCTTTGGCGCGCAGCTCATCGGCATCGTTTCCATCCCCACTGCCCGTATCGCCGCCGGCAAGAAGATTCAGGACTGGTTCCCTATAATCGGCCCCAAAGGAAAGCCGCCGAAGCCGGAGACCGCTCTCCACCTTTCCATCGAGTACATTCCCGTCGAGGAGGAACCAGAGTACCAGCACGGGATAGCTGGGGATCCCGAGCAGCTCGGGGTGAGGAATACCTACTTCCCGCTTCGGAAAGGGGGGTCGGTCACGCTCTACCAGGATGCTCATGTGCTGGACGATGAGCTACCGGAGGTGACGCTCGAGAAAGGTGCCGTCTTTAAGCACGAGAAATGCTGGGAGGATATCTGTCATGCGATTCTTGAGGCACATCATCTGATTTATCTCGTTGGCTGGTCGATATATCACAAGGTGAAACTGGTGAGAGAGCCGACACGGCCGCTGCCCGACGCTGGTAAGCTCACACTAGGGGATCTGCTCAAGTACAAGTCGCAGGAGGGGGTGAGAGTCTGCATGTTGGTTTGGGACGACAAGACATCTCATGACAAATTATTCATCAAGACG GGAGGTGTAATGCAAACTCATGATGAGGAAACTAAAAAGTTTTTCAAGCATTCCTCAGTTATTTGTGTGTTATCTCCACGATATGCCAGCAGTAAGCTTAGCATTGTCAAGCAACAG GTGGTAGGGACCCTTTTCACACACCATCAGAAATGTGTATTGGTTGATACACAGGCTTCTGGAAATATGAGAAAGATAACTGCTTTCATAGGAGGTCTTGATCTTTGTGATGGTCGGTATGATACACCAGAGCATAGACTTTTTCGTGATCTTGACACAACCTTTTTAAATGATTTCCATAACCCCACATTCGCT GCAGGAATTAAAGCCCCAAGACAACCATGGCATGATTTACATTGCAAAATTGAAGGTCCTGCGGTTTATGATATCCTGAAGAATTTTGAGCAGCGCTGGCGGAAGGCAACAAGATGGCAGGAATTTAGTCTTTGTTTCAAAAATCCATCCGGCTGGCACGATGATGCTCTAATAAGACTTGAACGAATTTCATGGATACTTAGTCCTTCACCTTCTGTTCCAGATGATGATCCAAGTCTATGGGTTTCCCAGCAAGAAGATTCTGAACAATGGCATGTACAG GTCTTTCGATCCATTGACTCTGGATCGGTAAAAGGTTTTCCTGACAATGTCCAAGAAGCTTCAAAAATG AATCTTGTCTGTCGAAAGAATCTGGTAATTGATAAGAGCATCCACACAGCATATGTAAAGGCAATCAGATCTGCCCAACATTTCATATATATTGAAAATCAGTATTTTCTTGGTTCTTCATATGGTTGGCCATCTTATAAACATTCAG GTGCTGATAATCTGATACCGATGGAGTTAGCCCTAAAAGTTGCCAGCAAAATTAGAGCCAATGAGCCATTTGCAGTTTATGTGGTTATACCAATGTGGCCTGAAGGAGTTCCAACTACAAATGCTGTGCAAGAAATTCTCTTTTGGCAG